In Holophagales bacterium, one DNA window encodes the following:
- a CDS encoding universal stress protein, whose amino-acid sequence MRVLVIGFDGSADSRRALDWAAALARGQGDVELHLVEAIGVPTLPGALSVRSLAALLDEHETERRELLEREAESLRSAGFAARGFVRRWLPTETLVEHATELGAELLVVGTHGSGRARFLLGSVSGEVVRSAHQPVLLARGSRPARPPRRALLALDGSLPSQRAARVAARWCLDAELLALHVRENDAAMTSDELAQAVGALGLGTRTVELRLSEGHPAQRILELIAAEEIDLLATGTRGMGPLAELLLGSVSDKLIQLADCPVLLSR is encoded by the coding sequence ATGCGTGTGCTGGTCATCGGTTTCGACGGCTCCGCCGACTCACGCCGTGCGCTCGACTGGGCGGCCGCCCTGGCCCGCGGCCAGGGCGACGTCGAGCTTCATCTCGTCGAAGCGATCGGCGTTCCCACACTCCCGGGAGCCCTCTCGGTCCGCTCACTCGCCGCGCTGCTCGACGAACACGAGACCGAGCGGCGTGAGCTCCTGGAGCGCGAAGCCGAGAGCCTCCGATCGGCCGGGTTCGCGGCTCGGGGATTCGTTCGCCGATGGCTGCCGACCGAGACGCTCGTCGAGCACGCCACCGAGCTCGGGGCCGAGCTGCTCGTCGTTGGCACGCACGGCAGCGGACGGGCGCGATTCCTCCTGGGTTCCGTCAGCGGGGAGGTGGTGCGGTCCGCCCATCAGCCCGTGCTGCTCGCCCGGGGGTCGCGGCCAGCCCGGCCCCCGCGGCGGGCGCTCCTCGCACTCGATGGCTCTCTGCCATCGCAGCGGGCCGCGCGAGTGGCCGCCCGCTGGTGCCTGGACGCCGAGCTCCTGGCGCTTCATGTCCGCGAAAACGACGCGGCGATGACCTCCGACGAGCTTGCCCAAGCCGTCGGTGCTCTCGGCCTGGGCACCCGAACCGTCGAGCTCCGGCTGTCCGAAGGTCACCCGGCGCAGCGCATTCTGGAACTGATCGCTGCCGAGGAGATCGACCTGCTGGCGACCGGGACGCGCGGGATGGGGCCGCTCGCCGAGCTCCTTCTGGGGAGCGTGAGCGACAAGCTGATCCAACTCGCCGATTGCCCGGTGCTGCTCAGTCGCTGA
- a CDS encoding NUDIX hydrolase, which translates to MANEPRATLLERRRELTGRIVNVDLERVALPNGSVCELEIIRHPGAAAVVPLSPDGSVLLVRQYRHATGGTILEVPAGKLDPGESPESCARRETEEETGYRAGELVPLGWIWTTPGFTDERIWLFLARQLETSHQDLQADEDLIVERLPLQEALSLALSGGIDDGKSICALLRAAGFLGLLPSSGGLSD; encoded by the coding sequence ATGGCGAACGAGCCGCGGGCCACTCTTCTCGAGCGTCGCCGGGAGCTCACCGGGCGGATCGTGAACGTCGATCTCGAGCGGGTGGCGTTACCCAATGGCTCGGTTTGCGAGCTCGAGATCATCCGTCATCCCGGGGCTGCCGCCGTCGTGCCGCTGTCGCCCGACGGCAGCGTTCTTCTGGTGCGCCAGTATCGCCATGCCACGGGCGGCACGATCCTCGAAGTTCCGGCTGGCAAGCTCGACCCGGGCGAGAGCCCCGAGTCGTGCGCTCGACGTGAGACCGAGGAGGAGACAGGGTATCGCGCGGGTGAGCTCGTGCCTCTCGGCTGGATCTGGACGACGCCTGGCTTCACCGACGAGCGGATCTGGCTCTTTCTCGCGCGGCAGCTCGAAACCAGCCACCAGGACCTGCAGGCGGACGAAGACCTGATCGTCGAGCGCCTCCCCTTGCAGGAAGCGCTCTCGCTGGCGCTCTCGGGCGGGATCGACGACGGAAAGTCGATCTGCGCGCTTCTTCGCGCGGCCGGTTTCCTCGGTCTGCTCCCGTCGTCCGGGGGGCTCAGCGACTGA
- a CDS encoding helix-turn-helix transcriptional regulator, with translation MAQVRKSPLPLAPVECCRVAESAWRPEFFRALADPTRLSLLFRLVELGGEATVGRVAGCCPVDLSGVSRHLAALRAAGLLAAERAGQEVRYRIRWTEIVKTLRDLADSLEACCPAPSPASQPQEILHDDRRQDP, from the coding sequence ATGGCGCAAGTACGCAAATCCCCCCTGCCTCTCGCCCCGGTCGAGTGCTGTCGCGTCGCGGAATCTGCCTGGCGCCCGGAGTTCTTTCGCGCCCTCGCCGACCCCACGCGATTGAGCCTGCTCTTTCGCCTGGTCGAGCTCGGAGGAGAGGCCACCGTCGGTCGGGTCGCCGGCTGCTGCCCGGTCGACCTCTCCGGGGTGTCCCGACACCTGGCCGCCCTGCGCGCGGCGGGCCTCCTCGCCGCCGAACGGGCCGGCCAGGAGGTGCGTTACCGCATCCGGTGGACCGAGATCGTCAAGACGCTTCGCGACCTGGCCGACAGCCTGGAAGCCTGCTGCCCGGCACCATCCCCCGCCTCTCAACCTCAGGAGATCCTTCATGACGACCGCCGACAAGATCCGTGA
- the arsM gene encoding arsenite methyltransferase, translating into MTTADKIRDDVRDSYAKAVTSGGGCCGPREMKGVAVKSAGYAAEELAALPDEAVANAFGCGNPLAFAEVQPGQTVLDLGSGAGIDLLLAARRVGPEGRVIGVDMTDEMIAKARANAAAAGALQVEVRKGLIEALPVDDASVDWVISNCVINLSPEKDRVFSEISRVLRPGGRVSISDIVAEDLPAELRRDLAVYSACIGGAISERDYLAGMQRAGLVDPEVTDRLVYSPSQLTALVESELDDSACGCGGATLRDLVRQFAPHFAGKVWSARITARKPNR; encoded by the coding sequence ATGACGACCGCCGACAAGATCCGTGACGATGTCCGAGACAGCTACGCCAAGGCCGTGACCTCCGGAGGGGGGTGCTGCGGACCCCGCGAGATGAAGGGCGTGGCCGTGAAGAGCGCCGGCTATGCCGCCGAGGAGTTGGCGGCGCTCCCGGACGAGGCCGTCGCCAACGCCTTCGGCTGCGGCAACCCGCTGGCCTTCGCCGAGGTTCAGCCGGGACAGACCGTGCTCGACCTCGGTTCGGGCGCCGGCATCGACCTCCTTCTCGCCGCTCGCCGCGTGGGACCGGAAGGCCGAGTCATCGGCGTCGACATGACCGACGAAATGATCGCCAAGGCCAGGGCCAATGCGGCCGCGGCCGGAGCCCTTCAGGTCGAGGTTCGCAAGGGGCTCATCGAGGCGCTTCCGGTCGACGACGCCTCGGTCGACTGGGTGATCTCGAACTGCGTCATCAACCTCTCGCCGGAGAAGGACCGCGTCTTCTCCGAGATCTCCCGCGTTCTTCGCCCGGGCGGCCGCGTCTCGATCTCCGACATCGTCGCGGAGGATCTGCCGGCCGAGTTGCGGCGCGACCTCGCGGTCTACAGCGCCTGCATCGGCGGAGCGATCTCCGAGCGAGACTACCTGGCCGGGATGCAGCGAGCCGGGCTGGTCGATCCGGAGGTGACCGACCGCCTGGTCTACTCGCCGAGCCAGTTGACCGCGCTCGTCGAGAGTGAGCTCGACGACTCGGCTTGCGGCTGTGGCGGAGCGACGCTGCGAGATCTCGTCCGCCAGTTCGCACCGCACTTCGCAGGCAAGGTGTGGAGCGCGCGGATCACCGCCCGCAAGCCGAACCGCTGA
- a CDS encoding PP2C family protein-serine/threonine phosphatase translates to MNRQELQDLVDLPEGEALQTYFDRRNLRVLASVSWIFAAMSFGALLAALSGPTREPILALFCAANLAGNLGLFFLRRRPSLPGAVRRWLLLYLALQAAILLSAASDDGAVVGFAGVALPTALLVLHLRPGERVFLVALLSVSSWFVLARLTSAVQPGGPTGPAIGVTVLASLGALGGWWRTRTTRRRFLLEWHVAVGESRERSRLRSELALARQVQLGMLPAGPPDLTWLELAASCDPAAEVGGDYYDWIVLSPTRVALVVGDVAGHGMASGLVLAGVRSCLYLLRRELAAPADVLARLDEVVRETGARRMFMTLLIVVLDAERHEARVVSAGHPPALRWSASSVHAESLGVPSPPLGTKLGAQFHDEVVTLAAGDLLVLHTDGVIESRRVDGEPFGEERLAAELQAAASGSAAEICSRLGAALRDFRAERPADDDCTILVARLGELPDRGR, encoded by the coding sequence ATGAACCGCCAAGAGCTTCAGGACCTCGTCGACCTGCCAGAAGGCGAAGCGCTTCAGACCTATTTCGATCGCCGCAACCTCCGAGTGCTGGCGTCGGTCTCGTGGATCTTCGCCGCCATGTCGTTCGGCGCGCTCTTGGCAGCGCTTTCCGGACCGACTCGAGAGCCGATCCTCGCGCTCTTCTGCGCTGCGAACCTCGCCGGAAACCTCGGCCTCTTCTTTCTCCGCCGTCGACCCTCCCTGCCCGGCGCCGTCCGCCGATGGCTCCTGCTCTATCTCGCCTTGCAAGCGGCGATCCTCCTTTCGGCGGCCAGCGACGACGGCGCAGTGGTCGGCTTCGCCGGCGTCGCCCTGCCGACCGCGCTGCTCGTGCTGCATCTTCGGCCCGGCGAGCGCGTCTTTCTCGTCGCCCTGCTTTCCGTCTCGTCCTGGTTCGTGCTCGCGCGCCTGACTTCGGCTGTCCAGCCGGGTGGACCGACCGGTCCGGCGATCGGCGTCACCGTGCTCGCCTCCCTCGGAGCCCTCGGAGGGTGGTGGAGAACGCGTACGACCCGCCGCCGCTTCCTCCTCGAATGGCACGTCGCGGTCGGCGAGTCTCGCGAACGGTCACGGCTCCGCTCCGAGCTCGCTTTGGCCCGCCAGGTCCAGCTCGGGATGTTGCCCGCGGGACCACCCGATCTGACCTGGCTCGAGCTGGCGGCAAGCTGCGATCCGGCGGCCGAGGTCGGCGGCGACTACTACGACTGGATCGTCCTCTCGCCGACCCGCGTGGCGCTCGTGGTGGGTGACGTCGCCGGCCACGGGATGGCGAGTGGGCTGGTGCTCGCGGGAGTGCGGAGTTGCCTCTACCTGCTCCGTCGCGAGCTCGCCGCTCCGGCCGACGTCCTGGCGCGCCTCGACGAAGTCGTTCGCGAGACGGGAGCGCGACGGATGTTCATGACCCTGCTGATCGTCGTCCTCGACGCCGAACGGCACGAAGCCCGCGTGGTCAGCGCCGGTCACCCGCCGGCGTTGCGCTGGAGCGCCTCGAGCGTCCACGCGGAGAGCCTCGGGGTCCCTTCCCCGCCGCTCGGCACGAAGCTCGGGGCGCAATTCCACGACGAGGTGGTGACGCTCGCAGCCGGCGATCTGCTCGTCCTGCACACCGATGGCGTCATCGAGTCACGGCGCGTCGACGGCGAGCCGTTCGGCGAGGAACGCCTGGCGGCGGAACTTCAGGCCGCCGCTTCGGGATCGGCCGCCGAGATCTGCAGCCGACTCGGCGCGGCCTTGCGCGATTTCCGCGCCGAGCGGCCCGCCGACGACGACTGCACGATCCTCGTGGCACGACTCGGTGAGCTCCCGGATCGCGGCCGATGA
- the rnd gene encoding ribonuclease D, which translates to MNALLITRADELRRAAATWKQAEILAVDTEFVFERTYYPRLGLVQLATAGEIWLVDPVACGDLSALGDALTGPGLKALHSATGDLAVLFRALGTLPHPIVDTQVAAAFAGLGSGISYQRLVEAVIGKLLVKGETRSDWLARPLSPEQLAYAAEDVVDLEEVVLQLRERLSPLGRWDWVLADSARLLETARPLPVESAPDRLRGLDRLPPADRTAAQALAIWREREAIARDLPRRWVLDDAALYLLARYRPANREELEGIAGLEQRAVKRDGEAWLSILAEAAKSPLEPRLPARGRPSPRERHLADRLHRLVRRRAEELALPPELLASRRLVEELAADALAGRLELRRELAGWRRGVLGDELLAAARSTVE; encoded by the coding sequence ATGAATGCCCTCCTGATCACCCGCGCCGACGAGCTCCGTCGAGCCGCTGCGACCTGGAAGCAGGCCGAGATCCTCGCCGTCGACACCGAGTTCGTCTTCGAGCGTACCTACTATCCGCGCCTCGGCCTCGTTCAGCTGGCAACCGCGGGGGAGATCTGGCTCGTCGACCCGGTCGCTTGCGGAGACCTTTCGGCGCTGGGGGACGCTCTGACGGGACCTGGATTGAAAGCCCTCCACTCGGCGACGGGCGACCTCGCCGTGCTCTTCCGTGCCCTCGGAACGCTTCCCCACCCGATCGTCGACACCCAGGTCGCTGCGGCTTTCGCGGGCCTGGGAAGCGGAATCTCGTACCAGCGCCTCGTCGAGGCGGTGATCGGCAAGCTCCTGGTAAAGGGGGAAACTCGCAGCGACTGGCTGGCGCGGCCGCTCTCTCCCGAGCAACTCGCCTACGCCGCCGAAGACGTCGTCGATCTCGAAGAGGTCGTCCTCCAGCTGCGAGAACGCCTTTCGCCTCTCGGTCGGTGGGACTGGGTGCTCGCCGATTCGGCTCGTCTGCTCGAAACGGCCCGACCGTTGCCGGTGGAATCGGCCCCGGATCGTCTCCGGGGTCTCGACCGGCTTCCTCCCGCCGACCGCACCGCGGCCCAGGCGCTGGCGATCTGGCGCGAGCGTGAAGCGATCGCACGGGACCTGCCGCGCCGCTGGGTCCTCGACGACGCGGCGCTCTACCTGCTGGCCCGGTATCGACCGGCCAATCGCGAGGAGCTCGAGGGGATCGCCGGCCTGGAGCAGCGGGCCGTCAAGCGAGACGGCGAGGCCTGGCTGTCGATCCTCGCCGAGGCTGCCAAGTCACCTCTCGAGCCCCGCCTGCCCGCCAGAGGGCGGCCGTCGCCGCGCGAACGTCACCTCGCCGATCGGCTCCATCGCCTGGTGCGGCGACGTGCCGAAGAGCTCGCCCTTCCCCCGGAGCTGCTCGCCTCTCGTCGTCTCGTCGAGGAGCTGGCCGCTGACGCACTGGCGGGTCGCCTCGAGCTTCGTCGCGAGTTGGCCGGTTGGCGGCGGGGGGTCCTCGGCGACGAGCTCCTGGCGGCGGCACGCTCGACCGTCGAATAG
- a CDS encoding cold-shock protein, whose translation MTEQGTVKWFNNEKGFGFISRDNGPDVFVHYTAISAEGFRSLNQGDRVSFEVVSGQKGLQARNVVRI comes from the coding sequence ATGACCGAGCAGGGCACCGTGAAGTGGTTCAACAACGAGAAGGGTTTCGGTTTCATCTCGCGCGACAACGGCCCGGACGTTTTCGTCCACTACACGGCGATTTCCGCCGAGGGCTTCCGCTCGCTGAACCAGGGTGACCGCGTCTCCTTCGAGGTCGTCAGCGGCCAGAAGGGGCTCCAGGCCCGCAACGTCGTTCGGATCTGA
- a CDS encoding RNA pseudouridine synthase gives MASLPECDQRLLPAEELQLVHRLDIGTSGLVLLSRGTEAHRALVEAFAARRVEKTYLAVVWGHPRPREGRWESPLGPDREDRRRMKVDPGGKPSRTAYRTLGVAPHVALVAMRAETGRTHQLRVHLAAAGHPIVGDDLYGGPRHHGVRDRELRRLLDPGRPLLHAWRLTLPSPPLGVASALEAPWPADLGAVFDRCGWREALASHQMIW, from the coding sequence GTGGCCTCGCTTCCAGAGTGCGATCAACGGCTGCTGCCCGCCGAGGAGCTGCAACTCGTCCATCGACTCGACATCGGAACCTCAGGCCTGGTGCTCCTCTCGCGAGGTACCGAGGCGCATCGTGCGCTCGTCGAGGCGTTTGCCGCGCGTCGGGTGGAGAAGACCTATCTGGCGGTGGTCTGGGGACATCCGCGGCCACGCGAGGGACGGTGGGAGAGTCCGCTCGGGCCCGACCGGGAGGACCGCCGCCGGATGAAGGTCGATCCGGGCGGCAAGCCGTCGCGCACCGCCTACCGGACGCTCGGCGTGGCCCCTCATGTCGCCCTGGTGGCGATGCGGGCGGAAACGGGTCGAACCCATCAGCTCCGGGTCCATCTTGCCGCCGCCGGCCATCCGATCGTCGGCGACGACCTGTACGGAGGACCGCGCCATCACGGGGTGAGGGACCGGGAGCTTCGCCGGTTGCTCGACCCCGGACGGCCGCTGCTCCACGCCTGGCGACTCACCCTCCCGAGCCCGCCACTCGGTGTCGCCTCGGCGCTCGAGGCCCCCTGGCCGGCCGACCTGGGAGCCGTGTTCGACCGATGCGGATGGCGGGAGGCCCTTGCGTCGCACCAGATGATCTGGTAG
- a CDS encoding NCS2 family permease: protein MSLGGWFEIGKRGSTVRTEMLGGVTTFVTLAYIIVVNPAILSFAGLPVGPSTVATVVVAAFGSALMGLYANRPIAVAPYMGENAFIAFGLAAMGIGWQQRLGAVFLSGILFLLITLLGVRRWLAESISASLKHSFAVGIGLFLSLIGLYETGIVTSFVTGMPPAALLAAGGERLRAPDVPLKIGDLRSPEVLLALVGFAVMVALYLRRVKGAIFLGIVITAVIGIATGHGSAPRGVFALPFQGDYSLAPIAFQLDVPGVLRLDLLPILLTLFLMGFLDTLGTLVGVGAAGEMLDERGNLPQIERPMVVDAISCVASGLLGTSTSGAYIESATGIRDGARTGLAALVTAALFALSLFFLPLIEPLQTMRYAYAPALVLVGILMVASARRIAFDDPTELVPAFATLAMMVFTYNIANGLTAGLLLAPLCKLVAGRWREVTAGGATLGAICLAYYLFGLPH from the coding sequence ATGAGTCTCGGAGGGTGGTTCGAGATCGGCAAGCGCGGCTCCACCGTACGCACGGAGATGCTCGGTGGGGTGACGACGTTCGTGACGCTGGCCTACATCATCGTCGTCAACCCGGCGATCCTCTCCTTCGCCGGCCTCCCGGTGGGGCCGAGCACCGTCGCCACCGTCGTCGTGGCGGCCTTCGGCTCGGCACTGATGGGGCTCTACGCCAACCGGCCGATCGCCGTGGCACCCTACATGGGGGAGAACGCGTTCATCGCCTTCGGACTGGCGGCGATGGGGATCGGCTGGCAGCAGCGGCTCGGCGCCGTCTTCCTCTCGGGGATCCTCTTCCTGCTGATCACCCTGCTCGGCGTGCGGCGCTGGCTCGCGGAGTCCATTTCGGCGAGCCTCAAGCACAGTTTCGCGGTAGGCATCGGTCTCTTCCTCTCGCTCATCGGGCTCTACGAGACCGGGATCGTCACCAGCTTCGTCACCGGCATGCCGCCCGCCGCGCTCCTGGCGGCCGGGGGCGAGCGTCTCCGGGCGCCCGACGTGCCGCTGAAGATCGGCGACCTGCGCTCGCCCGAGGTGCTGCTGGCCCTCGTCGGATTCGCCGTGATGGTCGCGCTCTATCTGCGGCGGGTGAAGGGAGCGATTTTCCTCGGCATCGTGATCACGGCGGTGATCGGCATCGCCACCGGGCACGGAAGCGCCCCGCGCGGTGTCTTCGCCTTGCCGTTCCAGGGCGACTATTCGCTCGCCCCGATCGCCTTTCAGCTCGATGTGCCGGGGGTGCTCCGCCTCGATCTCCTGCCGATCCTCCTGACACTGTTCCTGATGGGGTTCCTCGATACCCTCGGCACGCTGGTCGGCGTCGGCGCCGCAGGCGAGATGCTCGACGAGCGGGGCAACCTGCCGCAGATCGAGCGACCGATGGTCGTCGACGCCATCTCGTGCGTCGCCAGTGGACTGCTCGGCACGTCGACCAGCGGCGCCTACATCGAGTCGGCTACCGGGATCCGCGACGGGGCGCGGACCGGGCTCGCCGCTCTCGTGACCGCCGCCCTGTTCGCGCTCTCGCTCTTCTTCCTGCCGCTGATCGAGCCGTTGCAGACGATGCGCTACGCCTATGCGCCGGCGCTCGTGCTGGTCGGGATCCTGATGGTGGCGTCGGCGCGCCGGATCGCGTTCGACGACCCGACAGAGCTCGTCCCCGCCTTCGCGACGCTGGCGATGATGGTCTTCACCTACAACATCGCGAATGGACTGACCGCCGGGTTGCTGCTCGCGCCGCTCTGCAAGCTCGTCGCCGGGCGCTGGCGTGAAGTGACGGCCGGCGGTGCGACGCTGGGTGCCATCTGTCTCGCCTACTACCTCTTCGGGTTGCCGCACTGA